Proteins co-encoded in one Fusobacterium sp. DD2 genomic window:
- a CDS encoding phage tail protein → MKFNGITKVGQEYLAKQLAANKPVEFTKIKFGDGKLDDYDNPAELTKLQNLKVEKTILRKEQKGETATLTTYLDNVKLETGYYPREIGVYINDSGQEKLYYYINDGDETSWVPPEKDGPFKIEVKINLIVSNSESVIVHNDGKDLYLTKNDMDLQVKETTASIEKKMKDFDKAILGKFDGAFPLSSAAEGKVYYCQPNEKFYKCVKAYSGSQLTSPNANFTEINVFDNR, encoded by the coding sequence ATGAAATTTAATGGAATAACTAAAGTAGGACAAGAATATCTAGCTAAGCAATTGGCAGCTAATAAACCAGTAGAATTTACAAAGATTAAATTTGGAGATGGAAAGCTGGATGATTATGATAACCCTGCTGAATTAACTAAGTTACAAAACTTAAAGGTCGAAAAGACAATTCTGAGAAAAGAACAGAAGGGAGAGACTGCCACTCTGACAACTTATTTGGATAACGTAAAATTGGAGACCGGGTATTATCCTAGAGAAATAGGAGTGTATATAAACGACAGTGGCCAAGAAAAACTATACTACTATATAAATGATGGGGATGAAACTTCATGGGTTCCACCTGAGAAAGACGGACCGTTTAAGATTGAAGTTAAAATCAATCTTATAGTATCAAATTCAGAATCAGTGATAGTGCATAATGACGGTAAAGACTTATATCTGACAAAGAACGATATGGATCTGCAGGTTAAAGAAACAACTGCAAGCATTGAAAAGAAAATGAAAGACTTTGATAAGGCCATATTAGGAAAATTTGACGGGGCATTCCCTCTTTCATCAGCGGCAGAGGGTAAAGTTTATTATTGCCAACCTAATGAGAAATTTTATAAATGCGTAAAAGCATACAGTGGGTCACAATTGACCAGTCCAAATGCAAATTTTACGGAAATAAATGTTTTTGACAACCG